One stretch of Clostridium sp. Marseille-P299 DNA includes these proteins:
- the flgN gene encoding flagellar export chaperone FlgN encodes MEINTYIRILTDTLVKKNKILDELIEINKKQENILTSIEVDIDSFDETLNKKEKLITQLDQLDDGFEMIYARVQDEVKRNAFEYKSDIVVMQELIKKIIEKSMNLQVKEKAIKSKLETYLMRQKQEIKNYNVSSQSVSNYYKNMMSEYQGESYFLDKKK; translated from the coding sequence ATGGAAATTAATACTTATATAAGAATACTAACAGATACTTTAGTAAAAAAAAATAAAATTTTAGATGAGTTGATTGAAATAAATAAGAAACAAGAAAATATATTAACATCGATTGAAGTCGATATAGATAGTTTTGATGAAACCTTAAATAAGAAAGAGAAACTTATTACACAGTTAGATCAATTAGATGATGGCTTTGAGATGATATATGCTAGGGTTCAAGATGAGGTAAAACGCAATGCCTTTGAATATAAATCAGATATTGTTGTTATGCAAGAACTAATCAAGAAGATTATTGAAAAAAGTATGAATCTTCAAGTGAAAGAGAAGGCTATTAAATCAAAGCTTGAGACTTATCTAATGAGACAAAAACAGGAGATTAAAAATTATAACGTGAGTAGTCAATCTGTTAGTAACTATTATAAAAATATGATGAGTGAATATCAAGGGGAGTCTTATTTTTTAGACAAAAAAAAATAA
- the fliS gene encoding flagellar export chaperone FliS, producing MAFNAASAYQNNKINTATPAELTLMLYEGAIKFCNIALIGIEEKDISKANNNIIKAEKIITYLQSTLDFKYGVAKDFDNVYNYLYQRMVQANISKDSKILDEVLAHLRVMRDTWKEVMKNNK from the coding sequence ATGGCATTTAATGCTGCATCAGCATACCAAAATAATAAAATTAATACAGCTACACCAGCAGAATTAACTCTAATGTTATATGAAGGGGCAATAAAATTTTGTAATATAGCTCTTATTGGTATTGAAGAAAAAGATATAAGCAAGGCAAATAATAATATAATTAAAGCAGAAAAAATTATTACATATTTACAAAGTACGCTTGATTTTAAATATGGGGTAGCTAAAGATTTTGATAATGTTTATAACTATTTATATCAAAGAATGGTTCAAGCGAATATTAGTAAAGACAGCAAAATCTTGGATGAGGTTTTAGCCCATCTTAGAGTAATGCGAGATACATGGAAAGAAGTTATGAAGAATAATAAATAA